In Cryptomeria japonica chromosome 10, Sugi_1.0, whole genome shotgun sequence, a genomic segment contains:
- the LOC131073391 gene encoding uncharacterized protein LOC131073391 has protein sequence MAYIWIYTAIAGHPWSLLFGIVVLFWRRIISLLWQIVLSFRRDGESVEEKEEKDLDGHVPDRFSVEGEDEGQREGRWIGRPVQLQRMTVRFGDLITEYHDCNELISHVHEGVVDSGERNDDLGFCMRVGCSEESLENVSETIANAGAVLEQYKTQHRNGRLEDLMEDRREEEKDDLGFSMGVGASVISLENVSETIANAGAVIELYKAHHRGGGLGEVDQTREEDDHVGPDEDTSISGGDEDTSILGGRDVLGLNHEDTSVSGVGIVLGSNHEDTSISGAGIVLGSNDEDTSMSGGGDVVGSNENRPEVESSSGNFLCNDVSEDPCPEMFQSISHTEEQEENLQSYIQDSFEDSGDGDASVQDRGGDTSVQDRGGDTSVQDGSCETNGDALQTEPDTQDQEEKMQRVSNEEEHNIRLSDDEVTTSTGHGDALVQDAEFETNRDALLGLDGCRDIPEKPSPETSQNGELNESEHVDVQLHRYVQEEKSDHRDVQEEKYEATGDGNTPDFYEYEEDYDDEDHDFFIQKLKSEIKRLKGPNLSVIPEESESDLFDSSSWDSESEEFMGANPSEDYSPSFRKLEPEEQESIEDFYEKYKDRMRHFDKLNYQHINTLGLLQMDQEARKFSKPQGVTKILRKSLSNKFQTLYESEDMKTRLEQGLETVYVGQTCLSWEALHWQYKMFKRMVLSGPEHDFFYDYVADQFQQFHVLLQRFLENEEFEGPRVLNYVNNRSVSKSLLYVPPLKGSIKEEEPGTGESMVTATQLVSMMEGCIVLFSEFVKADKMRSTMPSQLLLNFLCANQVLENPNDSTLLHSIRKHLHSKELQVKELQRRGRCIIKRLDPTTGEGLEILMALVDIKLVSRVLKMSRITTDQLQWCQKKLNKLSVTHRKVLHREPSTVLFPI, from the exons ATGGCGTATATTTGGATATACACAGCTATTGCAGGGCACCCTTGGAGCCTATTATTTGGGATTGTTGTGTTGTTCTGGAGGAGGATCATCAGCCTGCTTTGGCAGATTGTTTTGTCATTTAGAAG GGATGGTGagagtgtggaggagaaggaagagaaggatctGGATGGTCATGTTCCTGATAGGTTTTCTGTTGAGGGCGAGGATGAGGGTCAACGAGAAGGGCGGTGGATTGGAAGGCCTGTGCAACTTCAGAGGATGACTGTGAGGTTTGGGGACTTGATTACGGAGTATCATGATTGCAATGAACTTATCAGTCATGTTCATGAAGGGGTTGTTGATTCAGGAGAGCGAAACGATGATCTTGGGTTCTGCATGCGGGTTGGTTGTTCTGAGGAGTCTTTGGAGAATGTGTCAGAAACAATTGCAAATGCAGGAGCTGTTTTAGAACAATATAAAACCCAGCATAGAAATGGAAGATTAGAAGACTTGATGGAGgatagaagagaagaggaaaaggaTGATCTTGGTTTTTCCATGGGTGTAGGTGCCTCTGTGATATCGTTGGAGAATGTATCGGAAACAATTGCAAATGCAGGAGCTGTGATTGAACTATATAAAGCCCATCATAGAGGAGGAGGATTAGGGGAAGTGGACCAGACAAGAGAAGAGGATGACCATGTGGGCCCTGATGAAGATACAAGCATCTCAGGAGGTGATGAAGATACAAGCATATTAGGGGGTAGGGATGTATTGGGTTTGAATCATGAAGATACAAGTGTTTCAGGAGTTGGGATTGTGCTGGGTTCAAATCATGAAGATACAAGTATTTCAGGAGCTGGGATTGTGTTGGGTTCAAATGATGAAGATACAAGCATGTCAGGAGGTGGGGATGTGGTGGGTTCAAATGAAAATAGGCCTGAAGTTGAATCTTCCTCAGGAAATTTTCTTTGCAATGATGTTTCTGAGGATCCATGTCCTGAAATGTTTCAGAGCATATCACACACAGAAGAGCAAGAGGAAAATCTTCAGAGCTATATACAGGACTCTTTTGAAGATAGTGGTGATGGGGATGCCTCAGTTCAAGACAGAGGTGGAGATACATCAGTTCAAGACAGAGGTGGAGATACATCAGTTCAAGATGGAAGCTGCGAGACAAATGGGGATGCACTTCAGACTGAACCAGATACACAAGATCAAGAAGAAAAAATGCAGCGTGTTTCAAACGAGGAAGAACATAATATAAGGTTATCTGACGACGAAGTCACAACTAGTACAGGACATGGTGATGCATTAGTTCAAGATgcagaatttgagactaacaggGACGCACTACTAGGACTGGATGGCTGCAGGGATATACCTGAAAAACCCAGCCCTGAAACATCTCAAAATGGTGAACTAAATGAATCTGAGCATGTAGACGTACAACTGCATAGATATGTCCAGGAGGAAAAATCTGATCATAGAGATGTCCAGGAGGAAAAATACGAGGCTACAGGAGACGGGAATACACCGGATTTTTATGAATATGAAGAGGACTATGATGATGAAGATCATGACTTCTTCATACAGAAGCTGAAGTCAGAAATCAAGAGGCTCAAGGGCCCCAATCTCTCTGTTATACCAGAAGAAAGTGAATCTGATTTATTTGATTCCAGTTCTTGGGACAGCGAGAGTGAAGAATTCATGGGGGCAAATCCAAGCGAGGACTATTCAccatcatttagaaaattagaaccCGAAGAGCAGGAATCAATTGAAGATTTCTATGAGAAATACAAAGACAGGATGCGACATTTTGATAAGCTGAATTACCAGCATATAAACACATTGG GGCTTCTTCAGATGGACCAGGAAGCCCGTAAATTTTCTAAACCCCAAGGGGTTACCAAAATATTGAGAAAAAGTCTTTCCAACAAGTTTCAGACCCTGTATGAATCAGAGGACATGAAAACAAGATTAGAGCAGGGTCTAGAGACTGTTTATGTTGGTCAAACTTGTTTATCCTGGGAGGCCCTCCATTGGCAGTACAAAATGTTTAAGCGAATGGTGTTGTCTGGACCAGAGCATGATTTCTTTTATGATTATGTAGCAGATCAGTTTCAGCAATTTCATGTATTATTGCAGAGGTTTTTGGAGAATGAAGAGTTTGAGGGCCCCAGGGTTCTCAATTATGTTAACAATAGATCTGTATCGAAGAGTCTCCTCTACGTTCCTCCTCTAAAAG GGTCTATCAAGGAAGAAGAGCCAGGGACAGGAGAATCCATGGTGACAGCAACTCAGTTGGTGAGCATGATGGAGGGTTGCATAGTGCTTTTCTCAGAGTTTGTTAAGGCTGACAAAATGAGATCGACAATGCCAAGCCAGTTGCTACTGAATTTCTTGTGTGCAAATCAAGTGCTGGAGAATCCAAATGATTCTACTCTTCTGCATTCTATCAGAAAACATCTGCATTCT AAAGAGCTACAGGTGAAAGAACTTCAAAGGAGAGGCAGATGCATAATTAAGAGACTGGATCCCACAACAGGGGAAGGGTTGGAAATTTTGATGGCTCTTGTGGATATTAAATTAGTATCTCGGGTACTGAAAATGTCAAGAATAACTACAGATCAACTCCAATGGTGCCAAAAGAAGCTCAATAAGCTTAGTGTTACTCATCGTAAGGTCCTCCACAGAGAGCCCAGTACTGTCCTATTTCCTATTTAA